Genomic DNA from Parambassis ranga chromosome 10, fParRan2.1, whole genome shotgun sequence:
GAGCCGACAGCAGGGGAATGGGGTACTTATTCAAATACCTCATcctctgaaaaaaaatctttttagcATACTTCTTCtgaaatccacatttttttgtgttaaaacaAACTTTGACACAACTCTGAACTGATGCTTACATGGTGGGGGACCTGCACCGTGTAGGTCGAAAGGAACGAAGCTAGTCTCTGAGCAGGGCCTGTGAAGAAACATGAGGCCATTCAGTGTTGTTTGGCCTCGCgttctttgtctgtatttctATTGCCATTATGTGACAGATGATGAGTGTGAAGGTATCTACATGCAAACATGATACATGTATATAAAGCCATTAAACTTTTGTTATGGTATTCACCTGTAATCATTATATTAATGTTTTTTGAAGCATATTAGGAGTAGACTAAGGACTAAGTGCAGTCATTCGCATGTGTGGATACTTGTTTCTGAATGGGCTTTCATTTCCTTCAGCAACAAGACTTATTAATGTCACCAAAGGACGAGCTTTTGAGTAATGGGTTGCTTGCCGTTAATATATCAATCCTCCATCAAATGTTTAATAAAGTCTCAATACAGCTGTATTGTATTATGGTAATAGATAAGACTGTGGTTATTTTTGTCAGGTCAGGTCAGGTGTGTTAAGCATACATTAGAATAATACTGCCTCCGGTCTGAAATTTAAAAGTTTAAATTTAACATTTTaggaaatgaacacacacaaacataatgaaataatttatttaGTCCTGATGTCTGCTACGATGGCAACCACAAAATACAAGCATAGGCAAGGTGTTAGCCAGCTTGGCAGATTACAGCCTTTCCATTAGACATACAGTATCGCACAATATCATTTTGCTAAATTCATGCCCTGAACACTTTATGACTGAGATAAAAATCGAGCCATTGACAGCAAGGAAACTTGACTGCATTTTCCATTTACTTATTTGTATAAAGGAAAAAGATATTCAATAAATGCAAACACGCTTTCTTCTTTAAATTAAAGGGCACACAACCATAAAATGAtttacaatcacttcctttttgtaCATAGAACATTAAAGGCGACAGAGCCATGAAGGGGTTCAGACATATACAGTTACACAGGTGGTTATGGACACAGGACCAAGACTACTGAAAGCAGATTTTGGTGCAAAGATCACAGTGGAGGCCCAACCTCTACATATGGAATTCCTTGGAATCTGGACAAAAGCTGAAAAACTACAGGTCCAAGTGTCGTGTACCACAAACCTTGCAGTGTAACCACAGCAGTCTCTGTACTCACAATGTGGTGGTGCAGTTTTGTATTCCTGAAAGTTCCAGCAGTCAGTTGATTTGGTGTAAATGACGAACACAAATGTTTCACTTTTACTGGAAATAGAAAACTATCACCATCCGATTTTATAAGCATTTTttccataaataaaaacactttggaAGAAGATAATCATTTCTTATACTCatttccaaaagaaaaaaaaacatcctgacTAGAACACAGGACACAGAGGAACCTTTAGTGTTGAAAGACTACCAGGAATGACCATTGCATTTCATCCTTAATATACTGCTCGGCGCATTAActgctctttctttctgtaCATACAAATAATTGAGGGGAAAAAACCCACCACACTTCACAGCCTACATCATGAAAATATTCAGAACATCTGCCTCAAAATGCAAGTTGGACAGTATAACAGGAACCCTCCATAGTTGTACCCCAAAAGTAGTTTATGTTCTTTTACAAAGAAAACTTCTGCTGTTGAAGCCTTGTGCCTACATTCACCTCACAGCCATAAAACTACATCTGACATCTGACAGGGTTAATATGTACACGATTACaaacaaagcaggaaaacaaTAAGTTAAATCTTTTACAAAATCTGCACACTGTGTACATACAAAGGCCTGTGGAAACAGTTCCAGCACAAATTGTTTTTGTACGCACGATAGTCTCTTTTATGTGTCCAGTGCTAAACGTCTCTCTCTGGTGAGGGTAGGAAAGTTGCAGGATAgccactgacaaacacaaaaccGTGATGAAGCCAAGCACCATCCAAGATCCTCTACTAGCAGCTGGTGCTCCGTGTCTTCAGTAATTCCCAGGCTCTTACACACCGATTCATCCAGAGCTCACGTTTCCTCAATTCAAAACATATCTAGACCCTTCATGAATGCAGCCATTATAAAGCAAACTCCACTCAAACTAAATGTAGGCATTGGTGAGGCGAAGGGTCTGAGAAGGAAACCGATTTCCTGGAGAGAGGATTTCCCCCCCACTATTTTTAGTGTCTCTAGCTCATTTTGGGGACAAATCCTGGAGGGAAGCAAAGGGCGAGTTGCTGGACGAGGAAGGCGACACTCCCTCCATTTTGCCTGGCGAGTCGGTGGAAGAGCCAACACTGCTGAGGCTGCCATCCAGTAAATCTGGAGAGTGACTGAAAGGGGAGGGAGACGACTATTAGTGAGACTTGTAATGGCAgctctggtaaaaaaaaaaaatcattcatgaGGTGCTACTGAATGTACTTCTGACCTTTTCACAGTTCCTATAAATGGAACAAGTACCCCATTTGTTTTTGCACCCATACAGGGAACTGAGAACTGAAGATCGTAGCATTTTTTACATCTGTATTTTCCTATTGCAAGAGAAACAAGTGTCGTGATCAGACACATGACTGCAGTGAGTGTGACCTCCAAGTAAACACTGGTATGCCACCCTAAAACACAGTTTTAAGTAGAGGCTTTATTGAGCATGTGACATAAGAGATGTTGCCATAACTGCTGCCAGCAGGCTAAGCCCATTCCCACGGGTGATGTGACTGCAGGTTTTCCCTCAGTAATCTTCTGTTCCCGTTTCATTTCCTCATACATCCTTGTACACTCATTTCAGCACAGACTGAGTGAATACTGATAAAATGCTGCTCTTTTATCAAGGATCATGTAGATGAGGAGCCCGGGGCCCCAGATGACTTGGTGTGTGGGAAACATCATTGACACAATGCAACCACAGATCTCCAATTTTGGGGCAGGATCCCAAAATTCTGTATAAACGCTGCCTAACCTAACCACTACTTTGATTTAGCTTTAAATTAAAGAAAACTAAACTTAGCTTTTGAACTTCTAAAAGAGTATAATTTTCTAAACTGTAATCTCAAGTCTCTTACCAGGAACTGAGATCTGACAGGTTGGAGACGTCTGATgacagcatggtggtggtacCCTGAAACAGCCTCTTAGGCTgactctccatctccatctcacCTGCCAAGAAAAGGTCCTGACATTCAGACATGTGTCCTCTGACCGGTGCTCTGTGACTAATCTCAGACAGACAACTGGATAAAGTGATTTACTGCGATCATAATGGGAGACTATTACTGACAGCCAGCATGTTCTTCATCAGGAAACATACATTCCAAGGAAAAACACTGCAATACTTACCACACAGGTTTGCTTAGCCTGAGGAGACATGTCAGGACTATAGAGCCTGTCAGACCACTCACCTTTGCGTTTTATAGGGCCCAGTATGCTGGCTCTGATGCAGTTGATTGGACTTTGACTGCGTCGGCTGaagcaaacagaaaacacactttgttttgaagcagcagcaacaatatCGCTATCATGAGCTCTACCTTCTCATGTTTATTGAACAGTTGATGAAAGAATAGTCCGTTTCAATACAGACGAGCATCACAAACTGTGGCGTGCATGCTTTTTTAACTTGAATAAGTACTGAGAAAACCGGTCCTCACCTAAATCGTCGAGTTGGGCTGGGTATTGGGCTGGGTGTGAGACCATTACTGCTGACGAGAATTTGTAGTGATGGAGAGAAACACTGCTGCTCGACAGAAAGGGAAACGAACGACAAGAACAACAAAGCGATGAAGTTCAAGCTACATGAGATTAATGCAACACCagtttgtaaaaacaacaaaaaacggGTGGAAAGGACCGTCCAGCTTGTTTGACTGGATGTTTGGCAGAGAGAATACCATACACATTTTTGCAAGTACTACAAAAGCATAGCTCTACAGGGAAAGTCTGGGTGGGTGGCCTGTAGTCAAAGCCCTATATTAAAGTAAATATACTGCAAAGGATTTGCAAATCAATGTTCTGcttttaatgtcacattctCCTACAGCATAGTGAAATTAACATTTGCCCAAAAATGTTCCAAATTTCTATAGGCTACTATACACACCGCCATTAGTTAATTTTACATAGAATAATTAGGAAAATCAGGTTCAAACTAGCCCCCACAGTGTTAACCATTACCTTCATATGGTTACTTGAAAGAGTAATCTGTATCGTATGCCTCTAACCACAGGGAGGTCAGGTGTACCTTTTTTCCGATTCCTCTGGTCGGGGACGGGGCAGGTGACACGGGCACAAAGTCAATACGCTTCGGAGATGAAGACGCCGACTTCTCCAAGTCATTGTCGCTCTgagaacacagtgaaaacacattGAAAGACAGTTCCTCATGTATTGCATGTCTACTGGACTGTTTAGTTAAGCAACTGTAGGGAATGTGGGAGTATTATACTACCAACTCGGTCTGACCTTAAGAAACCGGTGGCCCTGATAACTCCCAAATGTTTGAGGGTTAATCTAGCATGTTTGTACTTGTCCACTCTATAGAAACAGAGAGGCCAAGAAAAGGCCCAGGGCCGAAACATGCAGCAGTGCAACAAATCAACAAGATTAGTGATGATGCGTCATTACCAGACTAAGGCTTTCTTCCCATGACTGGCTCATCTGCATGGCAGCTTGAACTTCCCTGCATACAACAAGACATTCGTTTCACATTTTCTGCaataaaataatcatttaaCTTGTCTTAATGACCAACCATACACATACTGTAAAGGTGTAGCTTACCGCTCATGAGCCGTTTCCCTGTTCATCACATCTACACCCTCCTCCTGCAATAGCACAAGACAGAAAATGGTTACGAAGTCAGTGCAATCAGTCCCAATTCAAACTCAGCTACAACCCAAATATCCTCTTAAAAGTCTAAACTGTAGTTTGTCACAGTAGTTATTGGAAGGAAATCCAACCAGTACAGTAACCGTTTCCTTTGTAGGAGTCTGATACTACCAATTGATCAACTCTGTAAGATCGATGGCCCTGTGAACTCCAGGCAGTGTTAATCTTGCATGTTTTCTTAGACACCGTCACTCCCTACAGCTAAAGAGGGAGACGGTGGTCTGacatgcacatgtgtttgaGTGAACAGTTCAAAACACCAGCAGCACTTCTGCTACTTACTTGTTTTATCTGATGGAGTCTAGTGCTGGGGACACGAATGGGTGACGAAGGGACCTGTAAAGGACAATAAATGTTTGGAGAACATTCGAGAAGAAGTACACTGGCATGTGTATAATGTAAAAAGCACTCTACCATGTTTGGCCTATTGACAACCGTAGTGCTGTTTCTCCGGCTACGCAGGACCTCTCTCTGAAACACCTGGGAGTTGTCACTGCAATGATAAATCCAAAGACTATATGTCAGGGGTCTTATACCCGTCACCCAAGTGAAAGGAGCGTTAAAGAGGAATGGTATGAAATGAAAAACTTCGTTAATGTAACTATGTCATATTATAGAACCTTAAGCCATTTATCATGGGTGCACTGTTGGATCTTCTCAGGTGTCCATCGGTCTGAACTAATGAGGATGGAAGTTCCAGATCCAGCTCCATCTTTTCTTGTGGCAGAAGTCCTGAGTTGTTCATTTTGTTTGATAAAGCTGCTTGTCGCCAATCCATGCACTTTAAATGGCCATCCAGCGCAGTGATGTTACATTATTGATCTCCAAACCTCGCTGACTTTACATgttaacaaaaataaagcaaCTGAGCTGGCGTGAGACAAACTAGCTAACACAATGCAGAGAGCAGTCTGTGAGGCCCTGTCGCCAGTAAAGCTCCTGTGCTAAGTTAAAACTGGCTAACAAACACGGTATCCCAATACTCCTTCATATATGTCTATATGCTCTGCCCAAAGTGCCTTACGCTAACGTTGCCTGTAACGTTATGACCAGTCACCAACTTTCCTGATGGATGGTTAGCATGCCGTGGCTACATACCGCACAATGCCCAGTAGTAGTGTTAGCATCTGACCCGTTAGTCTGCTGGTGCAAGGCAGCAGTGAGTGAAGACTGCAACGCAACTGAACTACCGCTGCATGTTAGGCGCGTTAAATGAGCTAGCCTTAGCCAAACAAGCAAGCTTGTTACTTCgagtataaaataaatatccGTCTTAAGTCTGACGAAGACGACGTTAAAAATCACCTTGTCGTTATTGACTGATTCTCATTACGCGAGTATACCTCCTTGCTAACACAGCAGAGCTAGCTATGATGTGCTAGTGGCTGCACTAATTGCTAGCTAGTAGGTTCGGCGACAGCTACCTAGCCCGATGAGCTAACTCGCTAAGTTAGCATCAATGCCAATTGCCAAAATGCCATTTCAAGACAGAGACGTCGGGTCACCATTAACACTAAACGTCCTCGTCCATCACCCACGGCCTGCGTATTAATGTAAACCGTGTCTGCTGCAAATATCCCCTACGGACTCTacaatttagtttttttgtttctgctggGTGCCGCCAAGAATCAACCAGAGCCCAGATGATCACACAGGAGCTAAATGCTATCAGCAAACTTCACGCCCCTTTTCACGTTATCGGACCTGTGTCCAATGAAACGGCCTCATCTGCCGGTGTTACGCTGGGTTGTGCCGGCCTGCTGAGCCGCATCCCCGCCGCAGGAACCCACGCTGCTAATGCAACTTGTTTGAGTAACTTTTAAGTATCTTTTAAGCTTGTTGCACAGTTTTGCCATGTCTGTTTAACAGTGGACACAGcacacataataaataatcacgCTTCAACTTTATTAAACCCTTAGTGTTGCTCAGATGAGACCTGACTGCAGTTTGTCGCCACCTACTGTTGTGGTGGCCCAATGACAGTCAGCCCTGCAATCTGTTGCTGATTGAAATCAGTCAATAGGTTTCCTCCCATCAGCAGCTACTTAAactcaggtgtgtgtgctgcagtcttTGATTCACTTTTGTGTTGCTCTTTCAATTCTGTATCTACACGCCTTCAGTCAGGTAAAGGCCAGTTTATTTACCTTCATTTTCCAGGGTTGTTGCAGTTATGTTTTACTTGTTAAACGTCTGTGTAGAAGTAGAGAAGGAGCAGTTAAATGTTatcttgtgttttcatgctATGGGCTACCTACTGTGCAACAAATCCAATGTGCAGACCACTGTTGAATTTAGACGTATGACCTCAATGTTTGTTGTCATTGTATAATGGCTTACTGGAGAGTAAACAgcaactagaaaagggcatttcctgaagaaaatgcaagtttggttgctgcagctgaagcattgctctgaattgctggagaatcggagcaattcagagctgtgtttgcctctttgtgtcagcctgtccaTGGTAGCAgaggtaacagcagaggagacctcaaaaaccactccaactttgagagcctggcatgtggaaacgattcagaattagaaaattctgaatacaagtttgatagagcagcatctaatgaacGTTtgaagactaaaatggagtctgtagcttgaaacttgtaggaggagatacatttggcagatgacaccgaaactgcttaatatttggaaaaacttgaagttgacctggaatgtcctctgtgagacgAACATTTTGGTGGTTGAATgtctgaaatcggtcaatgtatgctgaagatacgctgcgccaaaaaacctTTGATTGCCttgcaacggcaatcaaactaatgagCAAAGCTTACAAACTAGTTTGTGTGTCCTCAATGACATGGTACAGTAAAGTGGTGCATCATATTGCATGGTTCTGGTCAGTGTGAGGGGCCTGTGAGGGGATGTTTGCTGTTTAATCAgtcctttcttctctttgtaGAGAAAGAAAATGGCAGCTGGACCTCCACCAGCTTACCAAGTACCAAACGCAGAGAACCTGCAGCATGGTCCCAACACTGGGGCGGTTAACTCCGGGCAGGATCCAGGAATGTATGGCACCAGCCACGAGCCAGGATCCTCATTCCGTCCCCAGCATCCCCTCTTTACCCGGCCTGTCTTCGCTGTCcatgctccacctccacccccaccccctttctTCCACTACCAGTGGCCCATGCCCTTCCCCTATAACCCCTTTGCTGGCTTCCCAGGCATGGGTGAGTTTTTATAGTAAGTGTTAAAGCGTGAAGTCTTTAAATATATGTTACCATTCTTCTTCTGCCCACCAGGCTATGGTATGGTCATGTCCCCCTTCCCTCCCCCCTACATGGACGCTCCAGCCTACATCCTACCACATCCTCGGGCCTTACCTGTTGACTACAGACGCCCGTTTAACCCCCgggctcctcctgctgctccccaACCGAACCCAATCCAAGCCCAGAGAGTCTGCCTGCCTCAAACCTGCATTAGACAAACGGTGAGCTCAGGGGTGCAAACAGAACCCCCACGGAGAGGCGTAGGAAGCTATGATGAGGGTTGCCCACTTGTCAACACGGATTCTGGGACAGGAAGTGCCTCAGAATCTCCATCCTCCTCGCACTCAGCCGAGGTTGAAAACGACGCGTTGCCCCACAGTAATCCAAACGATGGCTTCAAAATCATACACCCTTCAGCGATGCCTGCCGTCAAGTCATGGAGAAGAGCAATAGAAGAAATTCACTCGAGGACTGA
This window encodes:
- the pabir2 gene encoding protein FAM122B isoform X1 — translated: MDWRQAALSNKMNNSGLLPQEKMELDLELPSSLVQTDGHLRRSNSAPMINGLSDNSQVFQREVLRSRRNSTTVVNRPNMVECFLHYTHASVLLLECSPNIYCPLQVPSSPIRVPSTRLHQIKQEEGVDVMNRETAHEREVQAAMQMSQSWEESLSLSDNDLEKSASSSPKRIDFVPVSPAPSPTRGIGKKQCFSPSLQILVSSNGLTPSPIPSPTRRFSRRSQSPINCIRASILGPIKRKGEMEMESQPKRLFQGTTTMLSSDVSNLSDLSSCHSPDLLDGSLSSVGSSTDSPGKMEGVSPSSSSNSPFASLQDLSPK
- the pabir2 gene encoding protein FAM122B isoform X2, whose protein sequence is MDWRQAALSNKMNNSGLLPQEKMELDLELPSSLVQTDGHLRRSNSAPMINGLSDNSQVFQREVLRSRRNSTTVVNRPNMVPSSPIRVPSTRLHQIKQEEGVDVMNRETAHEREVQAAMQMSQSWEESLSLSDNDLEKSASSSPKRIDFVPVSPAPSPTRGIGKKQCFSPSLQILVSSNGLTPSPIPSPTRRFSRRSQSPINCIRASILGPIKRKGEMEMESQPKRLFQGTTTMLSSDVSNLSDLSSCHSPDLLDGSLSSVGSSTDSPGKMEGVSPSSSSNSPFASLQDLSPK